A DNA window from Anastrepha ludens isolate Willacy chromosome 6, idAnaLude1.1, whole genome shotgun sequence contains the following coding sequences:
- the LOC128868148 gene encoding coenzyme Q-binding protein COQ10, mitochondrial-like, with amino-acid sequence MQEMYDVVADVSNYYKFVPYVKKSLVHSKRNDGFKADLIVGFPPLNESYTSNVSLQNPVLVKSVCTDGRLFNYLRNNWRFSPGLKDIPQSCVVDFKVAFEFKSLIHSNIANIFFDLICDQMDHAFVAEAERRYGPPSIKSLILWRRS; translated from the coding sequence atgcaagaaatgtatGATGTGGTCGCCGACGTATCGAACTATTATAAGTTTGTGCCATACGTGAAGAAATCACTCGTACACAGTAAGCGTAATGACGGCTTCAAGGCTGACTTAATTGTCGGTTTCCCACCGCTGAATGAAAGTTATACATCAAACGTTTCGCTTCAAAATCCTGTGCTGGTAAAATCTGTATGCACAGATGGAAGATTATTCAACTATTTGCGTAACAATTGGCGATTTAGTCCCGGTCTGAAGGATATTCCACAATCTTGTGTTGTGGATTTCAAAGTAGCTTTCGAATTCAAATCGCTGATACACAgcaatattgcaaatatttttttcgatttaatttGCGATCAAATGGACCATGCTTTTGTGGCGGAAGCTGAACGACGATATGGACCACCTTCAATTAAATCGCTTATATTATGGCGAAGATCTTGA